In the genome of Xyrauchen texanus isolate HMW12.3.18 chromosome 33, RBS_HiC_50CHRs, whole genome shotgun sequence, one region contains:
- the LOC127626816 gene encoding glycerol-3-phosphate phosphatase-like yields MAASKCTRLTGALTGQLLDSVDNVLFDCDGVIWRGDQAIPGAPEVINSLKKQGKRVFFVTNNSTKTRKMYADKLNKLGFDATEDEVFGTAYCSAMYLKNECKIQGKVYLIGSNAMRQELEAVGIRQVGVGPDPISGVQIDWANVPLDQEVQAVLVGFDEHFSYMKLNRALQYLYNPDCQFVGTNTDTRLPLEGGKAVPGTGCLLKAVETAAQRQAQVVGKPSNFMFECVASRFGLDPERCLMVGDRLDTDIMLGSNCGLKTLLTLTGVSTVADAEANQKSGCPHRQRMVPNYYIDSIGDLLPALQAEKSVFT; encoded by the exons ATGGCTGCATCTAAATGTACGCGACTCACCGGTGCTTTGACCGGACAGTTACTGGACTCGGTGGACAATGTGTTGTTTGATTGTGATGGCGTGATATGGAGAGGGGATCAGGCCATTCCCGGAGCCCCTGAGGTTATTAATTCATTGAAGAAACAGGGAAAGCGTGTGTTTTTCGTCACGAATAACAGCACTAAAACCCGAAAAATGTATGCCGATAAATTAAACAAGCTCGGTTTCGATGCCACTGAGGACGAGGTGTTCGGTACAGCGTACTGCTCAGCGATGTACCTCAAAAACGAATGCAAAATTCAAGGTAAAGTCTATTTAATCGGGAGCAATGCGATGAGACAGGAACTTGAGGCGGTGGGAATCCGGCAGGTTGGTGTGGGCCCAGACCCCATCTCAGGGGTCCAGATTGACTGGGCTAATGTCCCTCTAGATCAGGAGGTCCAGGCTGTGCTGGTCGGGTTTGACGAACATTTCAGTTACATGAAGCTTAACCGAGCTCTGCAGTATCTGTATAATCCTGACTGTCAGTTCGTTGGAACCAACACAGACACGAGGTTGCCTCTGGAGGGTGGCAAAGCTGTCCCGG GGACAGGGTGCCTCCTAAAGGCGGTGGAGACCGCTGCACAGCGTCAGGCTCAAGTGGTGGGAAAGCCCAGCAACTTCATGTTCGAGTGTGTGGCCAGTAGGTTTGGTCTAGACCCAGAGAGGTGTCTAATGGTAGGAGATAGGCTGGACACTGATATTATGCTAGGCTCAAACTGTGGCCTAAAGACCCTGCTGACCCTTACGGGAGTTTCAACTGTTGCGGATGCAGAGGCAAACCAGAAGAGCGGATGCCCACATCGTCAGCGAATGGTGCCGAACTATTATATAGACAGCATTGGTGATCTTTTACCTGCACTACAAGCAGAAAAGTCAGTGTTTACTtag